The region ATGGTTTATCCCTTTATTAATCGTCGCGCTCTTTGGTGCTTGCCAGAAAGAGAAGCCATCTTTAGTGCTAGAGGTTATCAGCACCACCGACGTACACGGCTATGCATTAAGCCCCAACGAAGAGACCATCGGCTATGCCACCATCGCCAACTACACCGAAATGGTGCGCGAGGCACATCCGCATGTACTACTCCTAGATGCTGGCGATTATCTCCAAGGTAGCGCGCTAACCAATCTTACCGAAGGTGCGGATGTCATTCAAGTGATGAACGCCATGCACTACGACGCAGTAACCGTGGGGAATCATGAATTTGACTTTGGCTGGGAGAATCTGCTGCAACGTCAAAGCGAGGCAACCTTTCCGCTCATTACTGCGAATGTCCAACAAGTGGGAGTAGGTAGCCCCTTTGCTAGCCATCAAACCATCGAGAAAGGTGGCGTAAAAATTGCCATTGTCGGTCTAACCACACCAGAGACAAGCTGGAAAACCTCCGCGCAAAATGTGGAAGGATGGCAATTCCTCGATCCCATCACGACGCTTACCCCGCTCATCAATCAATTGAAAAAAGAGCATGCGATCATCATCGTCCTTGCGCACCTAGGCGAAGAGGGCGAATATCGCGCTTCCGACCTCGCTCATGCGATTCCTGCTATTGATCTAATTATTGATGGGCACGATCATACGCCGACGATCACCCTTGGTAACGCCGAAAACAACTTCACGCCCAGCTATGGTAAACGTATCGGAAATACACTTATCGTAAATAGTGGCGGAAACGCCCAATACCTCGCGCATACAACCATTACCCTCGAGAAGGGAAAAGTTGTTGATATTAGCGCCAAAATTCTTAATGCTTCTGACGAGGAACTTAACGCAGGGTATACCATGCGTCCTAACGCCCAACAGGTTGTCGCCCTGCTTGAAGAGATTCATCAACGCTCCCAAGTCATTTTACAGCAAGTCGTTAGCTACTCCCCCATCTACCTAGATGGCACGCGCGAGGTGGTTCGCATGCAAGAGAGCGCATTGGGTCGCCTAATTGCCGATAGCTATCGCTATGAAGCCCAAACCGATATCGCCCTCATGAACGGCGGAGGTATTCGCACCTCTATCGATGCAGGTGATATCACCTTACAAGATCTGCTTAGCGTGCTTCCCTTTAATAATACCGTGGTGCGCATTGACCTTACTGGAGCGGAGATAAGAACAGCGCTGGAGCATGGGCTTAGTCAATACCCCGATGCCAATGGTGCCTTCATTCACGGATCGGGCTTTACCTATAGCTATGATCTCTCTGCACCAGTTGGATCTCGCGTGGTGGATATCTGGATAGCCGAGACACTTATCGATCCGCAAGCAACCTACTCTTTAGCGCTCTTGAACTTTCTAGCGACGGGGGGTGATGGCTTTACCATGCTCGATAAGCCAATTGTTGGTGAATTCTCTAGCGATGCGGACATTCTTATTCGTTACATCAAAGCCTACCCCGAAGAGGCATTTACCTTGATTGAAGCGCCACGTAGTTGGCAAACATCATAAATTATGTAGACAATATTTTGGAGTTACCATGAGTAAAGTAAAACCCATCATTCTTCTTACTGGTCTTCTGGCTCTGTTGAGCGGATGTAGCAAGCAAAAAGCCTCGTTTGAGCTGGAAATTATTACCACGTCTAACCTTAGTGGACAGGCGCTCACGCCATCTGAGGAGAATATCAATTATACCACCATTGCCAATTACAAAGCATTCTTGCAAGAAGAGCAGGAGAATGTCTTGCTCTTTGATTTGGGCGATTACATCCACGGCACGGCGATTGCTAATTTTGATAAAGGTCTAAATGTGGTTAAGGTGATGAACGCGGTGGGATATGATGCAGCGACGATAGGTAATCTTGAATTTAACTTTGGTGGCGCCCAGCTAGCCATCCTAAAATCTGAAGCTGACTTTCCAATTTTAGTAGGTAATGTGCGTAAACGCGGGGAGATGGAGAGTTTTCCCCAATACAAATCCTTTACCATAAATGGTGCGCGCATTGCTGTGGTGGGTGTAACAACGCCAGACATTCAATGGAAGGTTGCGCAGAAGAATATCGAGGGGTGGGAGGTGAGTGATCCTATCAAAGTATTAAAAGAGATCATTCCAAAACTACGTAAGGAGCATGACTTTATCATTCTCCTCTCCCACCTAGGCGACGAAGGGGAGATCACCCCGGCCATTCTCGCTGAACGCGTTAATGGGATTGATCTAATCATCGACCAACACGATCCCACAATCCCTGCAGAAGGAACAGTTGTCGGAAAAACCACAATCCTTAGTGGCTTTATCGATGCCCATGGCTTGCTCCACACCTCCATTGCGGTGGAAAAGGGCAATATCACAGCAATCGTAAACCGCCCGCTAGACCTCTCTGCCGAAGAGCTTAACGCTGGGTACACCTTGCGCGAATCGGCACAAAGCGTCCAAGTGTTATTACGTAATATCAATCGTGGCTTTGACGACTTTCTAAATACCGTCTTGAGTTTTAGCTCTATCTACCTTGACGGAACCAGAGAGAGCGTACGCACATCAGAAACAAACCTAGGTCGCCTTATTGCCGATGGGTTGAGAGCCGATGCCGGCACACAATTGGCCTTTATGAATGGCGGAGGAATTCGTAGTTCGATGAATGCAGGTGATATCACCTTTGGGAACATCCTAAGCGTGCTACCCTTTGACGGCGATATCGTAAGTATCGAAGTTACCGGGCAAGATCTCAAAGATGCCCTAGAACATGGTCTCCGTGAATATCCAGAACCCAATGCCGGCTTTCCTCATGTATCAGGTTTTACGTATAGCTATAACCTCTCTGCTCCTGCTGGTAGCCGTATTGTAGAGATAT is a window of Entomospira culicis DNA encoding:
- a CDS encoding bifunctional metallophosphatase/5'-nucleotidase, whose product is MSKVKPIILLTGLLALLSGCSKQKASFELEIITTSNLSGQALTPSEENINYTTIANYKAFLQEEQENVLLFDLGDYIHGTAIANFDKGLNVVKVMNAVGYDAATIGNLEFNFGGAQLAILKSEADFPILVGNVRKRGEMESFPQYKSFTINGARIAVVGVTTPDIQWKVAQKNIEGWEVSDPIKVLKEIIPKLRKEHDFIILLSHLGDEGEITPAILAERVNGIDLIIDQHDPTIPAEGTVVGKTTILSGFIDAHGLLHTSIAVEKGNITAIVNRPLDLSAEELNAGYTLRESAQSVQVLLRNINRGFDDFLNTVLSFSSIYLDGTRESVRTSETNLGRLIADGLRADAGTQLAFMNGGGIRSSMNAGDITFGNILSVLPFDGDIVSIEVTGQDLKDALEHGLREYPEPNAGFPHVSGFTYSYNLSAPAGSRIVEIWIDEKPINLEATYTIALLDFLATGGDGYTMFKKPIIQTFSKEADAFTSYIRNGSEEIFTRVTQPRSWSAQ
- a CDS encoding bifunctional metallophosphatase/5'-nucleotidase encodes the protein MMKKWFIPLLIVALFGACQKEKPSLVLEVISTTDVHGYALSPNEETIGYATIANYTEMVREAHPHVLLLDAGDYLQGSALTNLTEGADVIQVMNAMHYDAVTVGNHEFDFGWENLLQRQSEATFPLITANVQQVGVGSPFASHQTIEKGGVKIAIVGLTTPETSWKTSAQNVEGWQFLDPITTLTPLINQLKKEHAIIIVLAHLGEEGEYRASDLAHAIPAIDLIIDGHDHTPTITLGNAENNFTPSYGKRIGNTLIVNSGGNAQYLAHTTITLEKGKVVDISAKILNASDEELNAGYTMRPNAQQVVALLEEIHQRSQVILQQVVSYSPIYLDGTREVVRMQESALGRLIADSYRYEAQTDIALMNGGGIRTSIDAGDITLQDLLSVLPFNNTVVRIDLTGAEIRTALEHGLSQYPDANGAFIHGSGFTYSYDLSAPVGSRVVDIWIAETLIDPQATYSLALLNFLATGGDGFTMLDKPIVGEFSSDADILIRYIKAYPEEAFTLIEAPRSWQTS